The DNA sequence TTTTTTATTCGGAGGCAGTTAACCAGGTATAATATATATTATTTACACCCGTCAGATACTGCCCGGTTTCCCTCGTCTTCCATGATATCACGCACTTTTCCCCGGGACGAAAGCATCATACCTCCACATAGCACACGCTTGTGCATATGTGGAAACCTCTGGACGTGGAGACCTGGGTCGCCGGCCGGCGCGGCGATATCGAACAGGTCAGGGGACCTGTCAGCGAGATCATCGAGAACATACGCACCCGCGGCGACGAAGCACTCAGGGAATATACAAAGAAATTCGACGGCATCGACATCGAGGACTTCCGGGTCAGTGAGGAGGAAATCGAGGCGGCTTACGATACTACGGACCCGTCGCTTACCGAATGCCTCATCGAGGCAGAGGCCCGCATCACCCAGTTCCATGAACTCCAGAAACGCGATGACCTGCGTCTCAGGGAGATCGAACCGGGCATCACCCTCGGCATGAAGGCAACCCCTCTCGACCGGGTTGGCATCTATGTGCCGGGCGGACGGGCCTCATACCCCTCGACGGCCCTCATGGCGGCGGTACCCGCACGGGTGGCGGGAGTGCCGGAGATCTGCTGTTGTACCCCGCCGCCGGTCCACCCCCTCACCCTCCTTGCTCTCGACATCGCCGGGGTCAGGGAGATCTACCGGGTCGGCGGGGCACAGGCTATCGCCGCCCTCGCACTGGGCACGGAGAGCATACGGCAGGTCCAGAAGATCGCAGGCCCCGGCAACATCTACGTCACCGCGGCAAAGATGATGCTGCGCGAATACGCAGAGATCGACTTTCCTGCGGGGCCGTCGGAGATCGGCATCATCGCCGACTCCTCGGCAAACCCCGCCTACATCGCAGCAGACATCCTTGCGCAGGCAGAACACGACCCCCATGCAGGGTGTGTCCTCATCACCACCGACCCTGCCATTGCCGAAGCGACGGGGAGAGAGATTGTCCGTCAGATGGAGCAACTTCCCCGCCAGGAGATCATTCGAAGCGCTCTTGGCAACTCAGGGTTCGTCCTCGCTGCAGATATCGACGAGGCAATCGTCCATTCCAATACCATCGCCCCGGAACACCTTTCCATCCAGGTCACAGATACCCTGCCGGTCCTGCAGAAGGTGCGCCATGCAGGCTCCATCTTTGCCGGACCGTACACCCCCGTCG is a window from the Methanovulcanius yangii genome containing:
- the hisD gene encoding histidinol dehydrogenase, yielding MWKPLDVETWVAGRRGDIEQVRGPVSEIIENIRTRGDEALREYTKKFDGIDIEDFRVSEEEIEAAYDTTDPSLTECLIEAEARITQFHELQKRDDLRLREIEPGITLGMKATPLDRVGIYVPGGRASYPSTALMAAVPARVAGVPEICCCTPPPVHPLTLLALDIAGVREIYRVGGAQAIAALALGTESIRQVQKIAGPGNIYVTAAKMMLREYAEIDFPAGPSEIGIIADSSANPAYIAADILAQAEHDPHAGCVLITTDPAIAEATGREIVRQMEQLPRQEIIRSALGNSGFVLAADIDEAIVHSNTIAPEHLSIQVTDTLPVLQKVRHAGSIFAGPYTPVACGDYASGTNHVLPTAGYARMYSGLTVDHFSKTSTIQILEPRGLEAIGDIVERLATEEGLSAHAASVRVRRTNL